The DNA region ACCAGGATCAGCATGGACAGGGTACCGTAGATAAAAGAGCCCTTAAAAAACAGCACGTATGCAAGCCCCAAAACCAGCCCGGGGATGGCCAGGGAGGTAATGGAAATAAGGTGCAGGGCCTTGGATGATTTTCCAGTAAACCGGGCGGTACAATAGGCAATAATGTAAGACAGCAGGGTCCCCAAAACCGAAACCCCAAGGGCAATGATCAGAGAATTGACCAGGTACCTGCCGGCGCCCATGTTCATGGTTTTGGCAATGTTCGCCAGGGAAAAACGCATGTCCTCAGGGTACCGGGCGACAAAGGTGAGTACCACAAACACCACTATGGGCAGGGCGATCAGGATACAGACCAAGGCACAGTACCCGTAGGCAAATCCGTTCCGCACCCTGCTTTCCCGCCGGGCCTTTTCCTGGATCACAAAACTTTGATTTCCCCGTTCCTTGCTCGCCAGGTCGAAGGCAAAGGCAATCACTGCGGGGATAAGCAGGAATGCACCAATCACGGAACCTCGGCTGAAATTGAGAAGCCCGATCACCTCCTGGTACATCAGGACCGGCAGGGTGGTAAACCGGCCGCCTATCATCAGGGGGACACCGTAATCGGTAAAGATCAGGGTAAAGGTGGCAAACACCACCGAGATCAGGGGCTTGCGCAGATAGGGGAAAGTGATGGAAAAAAACTGGCGGTACCGGGGAATGCCCAGCACCGACGCCGCCTCATAGGGGGAGCCGTCCTCGTATTTCAGGATATCCGCCAGCATGAGGAAGGCCACCGGAAAGGCGTAAAGCACAGACCCCATAACAATGCCCCGGAACCCGTAGATTGTGCCGTGCAGCCCCAGAAACCGAGTGATAACTCCATTGGACCCCAGGAGTATCACTAGCCCCATACCGTGGGAAATTGAGGGGAT from Treponema primitia ZAS-2 includes:
- a CDS encoding ABC transporter permease subunit encodes the protein MKNIGPVKLLLALVLLVTIVCPLLAMLANLAGADVAEIIGSEKFKQALGNSIAAAGAGTLISIAIAYVFALCVVRTGIRFREAFSVFVTLPMLIPSISHGMGLVILLGSNGVITRFLGLHGTIYGFRGIVMGSVLYAFPVAFLMLADILKYEDGSPYEAASVLGIPRYRQFFSITFPYLRKPLISVVFATFTLIFTDYGVPLMIGGRFTTLPVLMYQEVIGLLNFSRGSVIGAFLLIPAVIAFAFDLASKERGNQSFVIQEKARRESRVRNGFAYGYCALVCILIALPIVVFVVLTFVARYPEDMRFSLANIAKTMNMGAGRYLVNSLIIALGVSVLGTLLSYIIAYCTARFTGKSSKALHLISITSLAIPGLVLGLAYVLFFKGSFIYGTLSMLILVNTVHFLASPYLMAYNSLGKLNHNLEDVGRTLGISRFRILKDVLIPQTKLTIVEMLSYFFVNSMMTISAVSFLNTVRNKPVSLMITQFEAQLFLEAAAFVSLIILVCNFIIKCLVYVIRKNMKRNGD